The proteins below come from a single Sorghum bicolor cultivar BTx623 chromosome 4, Sorghum_bicolor_NCBIv3, whole genome shotgun sequence genomic window:
- the LOC110434365 gene encoding uncharacterized protein LOC110434365: MFLEDDCSGFIYGMYQYAMHLDKFYSRSQSRQPMMTGLDWVERKLTNRNSCYNMFRMTPTVFYRLHDMLVEHYSLKSSRKSTSIEALGMFLWMVGAPQSVRQAEDRFERSLGTVHNMFYKVLNCMLKLAEDIIKPRDPQFSTLHPRLRQRRFYPFFKDCIGAIDGTHVPVVVPNDKFVQHLCRKGMTTQNVMASCDFDMIFTFVLAGWPGSVHDMRVFDDAMGKYSHVFPHPPTGKYYLVDSGYPNRPGYLAPYKGTKYHLPEFQNADEPQGKKEVFNYAHSSLRNVIERAFGVLKQKWRMLQSIPSYPPTTQSHIIVACFALHNFIRMSGIVDRDFDRCDRDENYVPPEARANQPPHVPAPSREECAQMNAFRDSLALGLLNRS, translated from the exons ATGTTCCTTGAAGATGATTGCAGTGGATTCATCTATGGTATGTACCAGTATGCTATGCACCTTGACAAGTTCTATAGTAGATCCCAGAGTAGGCAACCAATGATGACTGGTTTGGATTGGGTGGAAAGAAAGTTGACAAATAGGAATTCCTGTTACAACATGTTTAGAATGACCCCAACTGTTTTCTATCGGCTGCATGATATGTTAGTAGAACATTACAGCCTTAAGTCCTCAAGAAAGTCTACCTCAATTGAGGCTTTAGGAATGTTTCTTTGGATGGTTGGAGCTCCGCAATCGGTTAGGCAAGCTGAGGACAGATTTGAGAGATCACTAGGCACAGTTCATAACATGTTTTACAAAGTGTTGAACTGTATGCTAAAGCTGGCCGAAGACATCATTAAACCTCGAGACCCACAATTCAGTACTTTGCACCCTAGATTGAGACAGCGTAGGTTCTATCCCTTCTTCAAGGATTGCATAGGTGCAATAGATGGCACTCATGTACCTGTGGTCGTGCCAAATGATAAATTTGTTCAGCACTTATGTCGCAAGGGCATGACTACTCAGAATGTGATGGCCTCATGTGACTTTGACATGATCTTTACATTTGTCCTTGCTGGATGGCCTGGGTCTGTACATGACATGAGAGTATTTGATGATGCAATGGGGAAATACAGCCATGTATTTCCTCATCCACCTACAG GGAAGTATTACCTGGTGGATTCGGGCTATCCAAACCGTCCCGGTTATCTAGCGCCGTACAAGGGAACAAAGTACCATCTTCCAGAGTTTCAAAATGCCGACGAACCACAAGGTAAAAAGGAGGTATTCAACTATGCACATTCGTCACTTAGAAATGTCATAGAAAGGGCATTTGGAGTGTTGAAGCAAAAATGGAGGATGTTGCAAAGTATCCCAAGTTATCCACCGACAACACAAAGCCATATTATAGTTGCTTGCTTTGCACTTCATAACTTCATTAGGATGAGTGGAATAGTTGATAGAGACTTTGATCGTTGTGACCGTGATGAGAATTACGTACCTCCTGAAGCAAGGGCCAATCAGCCTCCACATGTTCCAGCACCTAGTAGGGAAGAATGTGCACAGATGAATGCTTTTCGTGACAGTCTTGCACTTGGCCTGCTGAATAGATCATGA
- the LOC8066431 gene encoding transcription factor ILI5, with the protein MSSRRSSSSRGNISEDEINELISKLQALLPSSRRRGSGQASTTKLLKETCSYIKSLHREVDDLSDRLSDLMSTMDHNSPGAEIIRSILRS; encoded by the exons ATGTCGAGCCgaaggtcgtcgtcgtcgcgtgGCAACATCTCCGAGGACGAGATCAACGAGCTCATCTCCAAGCTCCAGGCCCTGCTCCCCAGCTCCCGCCGCCGCGGCTCCGGCCAG GCGTCGACGACGAAGCTGCTGAAGGAGACCTGCAGCTACATCAAGAGCCTCCACCGGGAGGTCGACGACCTGAGCGACCGGCTGTCGGACCTGATGTCCACTATGGACCACAACAGCCCCGGCGCGGAAATCATCCGCAGCATCCTCCGCTCCTGA